In one window of Actinomycetota bacterium DNA:
- a CDS encoding aspartate aminotransferase family protein, with protein MSEALHRREAEVVLQTYRRHSVVFTRGEGVWLIDDEGRRYLDCLAGLAVTVVGHANPRIRAAVDRQMGTLVHVSNLFYTEPQVLLAERLTELSGLDRVFFANDGATANECAIKLARRWAQKRKGPEAFEIVTLDGSFHGRTLATLAATGQPSKQATFQPLPAGFRQVPPGDIDALAAAMGPNTAAVMIETIQGEGGVIPLDERYLRSVRHLCDVSGAAMIVDDVQAGVGRTGTWFSWQSLGFEPDIATVAKGLANGLPIGACLARSGVAEAFEYGDHATTFGGGPVVCVAGLAVLDEIDSRDLRENCVTRSAQLRAGLSAIRGVRAVRGRGLFLAAVLDQANAASVAEAALGEGLVVNAVRADAVRFTPPLTIEARHVDLAIGRFASAVDSSSRSV; from the coding sequence ATGTCTGAAGCGCTGCACCGTCGAGAGGCAGAAGTCGTGCTGCAGACCTACCGACGCCATTCCGTTGTCTTCACACGCGGTGAGGGCGTATGGCTGATCGACGATGAGGGCCGTCGCTACCTCGACTGTCTGGCCGGTCTGGCCGTGACGGTCGTGGGCCATGCCAACCCACGAATACGGGCAGCGGTCGACCGGCAGATGGGAACGCTCGTCCACGTGTCGAACCTCTTCTACACCGAGCCTCAGGTGCTACTCGCCGAACGTTTGACCGAGCTCTCCGGGCTTGACCGGGTGTTCTTCGCCAACGACGGAGCGACTGCCAACGAGTGCGCCATCAAGCTTGCACGCAGGTGGGCGCAGAAGCGTAAGGGTCCGGAAGCGTTCGAGATCGTGACGCTCGACGGTTCCTTTCACGGCCGTACGCTGGCAACGCTCGCAGCGACGGGTCAGCCGTCCAAACAGGCGACGTTCCAGCCTCTGCCGGCCGGCTTTCGACAAGTTCCTCCCGGGGATATCGATGCGCTCGCCGCCGCCATGGGGCCGAACACCGCCGCGGTGATGATCGAGACCATCCAAGGGGAGGGAGGAGTGATCCCGCTCGATGAGCGCTATCTCCGGTCGGTTCGACATCTGTGCGACGTCTCGGGTGCCGCCATGATCGTCGACGACGTGCAGGCCGGTGTCGGAAGAACGGGCACGTGGTTCTCGTGGCAGTCGCTGGGATTCGAGCCGGACATCGCCACCGTCGCCAAGGGGCTCGCAAATGGGCTTCCGATCGGTGCATGCCTTGCACGCAGCGGTGTGGCCGAAGCGTTCGAGTACGGGGATCATGCCACGACGTTCGGGGGCGGCCCGGTCGTGTGTGTGGCCGGACTCGCGGTGCTCGACGAAATCGATTCTCGAGATCTGCGGGAGAACTGTGTCACCCGCTCGGCGCAACTACGAGCCGGGCTTTCGGCAATCCGAGGCGTACGTGCGGTGCGTGGCCGGGGGTTGTTTCTCGCGGCAGTGCTCGATCAGGCGAACGCGGCGAGTGTGGCGGAGGCGGCCCTGGGGGAGGGGCTGGTCGTCAATGCGGTGAGAGCGGACGCCGTCCGGTTCACGCCGCCTCTCACGATCGAGGCCAGGCACGTTGACCTCGCCATCGGCCGCTTCGCTTCTGCGGTGGATTCGTCGTCACGTTCTGTCTGA